In the Deferribacter desulfuricans SSM1 genome, ACCTAATCCCACCAATGGCAGGACTAACAACTGTTACAAAATTCAGATGGTATATATCCTTTACGAGCTCTTTAATAATCTCTTCTGCAATTACTGGGTATTGCATTACAAGGGCTGATTGTAAATATGTATCACTGTGAAGACCTGAGGATAATAAAAAGTGCCCTTTTAATAGTGCGTTGTGTCTTTTGTAAATTTCTAAGATTTCATTTTTATCCATTAAGCTCCTCCTTAATCAGTTTTACTGTGTATTTTGGATCTTGTGATTGAGTTATTGGTCTGCCAATTACCATAAAATCTGTACCCATCTTTTTAGCATCTTTTGGGGTAACAACCCTTTTTTGGTCATCAATATTATTAGTAGCAAGCCTAATCCCTGGGGTTATAGTAAGAAATTCTTCACCAAGATGTTTCTTTATAAGAGGTGTTTCTTTTGCTGAAGAAACCACTCCATCAAGACCTGCCTCTCTTCCAATTTTTGCTAAATGTAAAACATAGTCAGCAGAATTATTGAAGTTTATATTATATTGATTTAAATAATTTTCATCAAGAGAAGTTAATAATGTAACACCAATTATTAAAACATCACTATTTATAGATTTTACAGCGGCTACTGTTTCTTTAATCATGTCATAGCCACCCTGTATGTGCAGGTTAAACATAAAAACACCTTTTTTGGCTGCGGCCAGAGCAGCTTTTTTGACAGTATTTGGAATGTCGTGAAATTTTAGATCAAGAAAAACTTTTTTATTTTTTGATACTAAATAATCAATCAGTTTTTCTCCGATTGATAAATATGCTTCTAATCCAATTTTATAAAATGTTATTTCTTTATCTAATGTTTCTACAATATTTTTTCCATCATCAAAATCTGAAAAATCAAGAGCAACTATTATCTCTGGTTTCATATCTCCCCCTAAACATAAAAAAAGCGGGGATTTACCCCGCCTATTAATTTTCTTCAGAACACTCCATCTTTGTTGATAATTGTTTGTAAATGCTAAATCTTCTTTTAATGGTTTCGTCAAGAAATTCGGCAAGCATTTTTGCCCTTTCTGGGAACATCTTAGCAACAGCTCTAAATCTGTTTTCAGCTTTTAGGAATTCAGAAACAGATTTTTTCAACTCTTTTGTATCAAGTTGAAGTGGATTTTTACCCTGTTCTGTAAGTCTTGGGTCAAATCTATAAAGTAGCCAGTATCCAGATTGAACTGCTAACCTTTGATGCTCAACCCCTTTACTCATATCAATACCGTGAGCTATACAGTGGCAATTTGCTATAATGATAGATGGACCATCATAGCTTTCTGCTTCAACAAAAGCTTTTATACACTGTGCAGGATTAGAAAGTGATACCTGAGCAACATAAACATGGCCATAACTCATAGCCATCATACCAAGATCTTTTTTAGGGTTTTCTTTACCACTAAATGCAAATTTAGCAAATGCACCGATGTTAGTAGCTTTTGATGACTGTCCACCAGTGTTTGAGTAAACCTCTGTATCAAGGACAAGGATGTTTACGTTATTTTTTTGAGCTAACACATGGTCTAAGCCACCATAACCTATGTCATAAGCCCACCCATCTCCACCAATAATCCATACAGATTTTTTGATTAGATAATCAGCAACATCATAAAGTAATTTAGCTTTATCATCATCAAGCCCTTTGAGTATTTCTTTAAGTTTAGCAACTCTTTCTCTCTGTTTTTCAACTCCAACTTGGTCAGATTGATCTGCATTAAGGATTTCTTCAGCTAAATCTGCTCCAACTTTATCTTTTAATTCGGTTAATAACTCAGTAGCTTGTTGTTTAAATTTTTCTACAGCCAAACTCATTCCAAGACCAAATTCTGCATTATCTTCAAAAAGTGAATTTGACCAAGCTGGGCCTCTGCCATCAGCTCTTTTTGTGTAAGGTGTTGTTGGGAGGTTACCACCATAGATTGATGAACAACCTGTAGCATTGGCAATAATTGCTCTATCTCCAAAAAGATGTGTAACAAGTCTTACATATGGTGTTTCACCACAACCAGCACAGGCTCCAGAAAATTCAAACAGATGTGGAGCAAGCTGACTACCTTTTAATGTGGCTTTATTGTATTTTGAGTAATCTAAATCAGGGATTGTTAAGAAAAATTCCCAATTTTTACTTTCTTGTTCTCTAATAGGTGGTTGAGGAACCATATTGATTGCTTTTTTAGTTGGATCAGTTTTACTTTTAGCAGGACAGTTGTAAACGCAAGCACCACAACCTGTACAATCTTCAACTGATACCTGGATAGTAAATTTCATACCTGCAAACTCTTTGCCTTTTGCATCTACTGCTTTAAATGTTTCTGGTGCATTTTCTAAATATTTTGGATCATAAACCTTCATCCTAATTGTAGCGTGCGGACATACAAATGAGCAGATACCACACTGAATACAAACCTCTGGATCCCATTCAGGAACATTTAGAGCAATATTTCTCTTTTCATATTTTGATGTGCCTGTTGGATAAGTTCCATCATCTGGAAGCCATGAAACAGGTACATCATCCCCTTCCATCGCAATCATTTTGCTAATAGCTTTTCTAACTATTTCTGGTGCATCTGGATTGTCTATATACTTATGCATTTTTGTATTGGATGTGATCTGTTTTGGATAGTTTACTTCGTAAACTTCATTCATTCCAGCTTCTACAGCTTTAATGTTCATATTAACTACTTCATCACCGTATTTTCCATAAGTTTTCTTGATAGCGTCTTTAATAGCATCAACTGCTTTATCAAATGGGATAACATTTGATATTTTAAAGAATGCAGTTTGAAGAATTACATTTACTCTTCCACCAAGGCCTATTTCTTCTGCTATTTTGTTTGCATTTATTACATAAAATTTAGCTTCTTTTTCAATAATTTGTTCTTGAACCTCTTTTGGAAGTTTATCCCATACTTCATCTTTTGTATAGATACTGTTGAGCAAGAATATTCCACCCTTTTTGAGTGGTTTTAAAATTTCATACTGCTCTAAGAATGAGAAATTGTGACATGCAACAAAGTCAGCTTCTTGTATTAGGTAAGAACTTCTAATTGGTTTTTTACCGAATCTTACATGGGAAACAGTCATTGAACCAGATTTCTTAGAGTCATACACAAAGTAAGCCTGAACAAAGTTATCTGTCAATTCACCAATAATTTTTGCAGAGTTTTTGTTTGCTCCAACTGTACCATCTGAGCCTAGGCCATAAAACATACCGTTGAAAACATCATCCTGAGGTGTAAGCCAATTTGGATCATAATCAAGACTTTTAAAGGTAACATCATCTTTGATACCAACAGAGAAACCGTTGATTGGTTCATCTTTATCGAGATTGTCAAATACTGCCTTAACCATAGCAGGTGTGAAGTCTTTTGAACCTAAGCCGTATCTTCCTCCAACGATTACAGGGTATCTATCGAAGTTAACCATCTTTTTCTGCATTGCTTCGCCAATTGCAGTTCTAACATCTAAATAAAGTGGTTCGCCAAGAGAACCTGGCTCTTTTGTCCTATCAAGAACAGCTATCTTCTTAACAGTTTTTGGAAGTGCATTTATAAAAGCTTCAAGAGGGAATGGTCTATAAAGCCTTATTTTTATTACGCCTACTTTTTCCCCTTGAGAGTTTAAATATTCGACTGTTTCGTGTGTTACATCAGCGCCAGAACCCATAATTACAATAACTTTTTCTGCATCAGGAGCGCCAACATAATCTACAAGATTGTATCTTCTTCCTGTAAGCTCAAAAAATTTGTCCATCTGTTTTTGAACAATTTCAGGCACTTTTTCGTAATATTTATTTACAGCTTCTCTACTTTGGAAGAAAACATCTGGGTTTTGTGAGGTCCCTTTAATAACTGGTTTTTCTGGATTCAATGCTCTTTCTTTGTGTTTTCTAACTAACTCATCATCAATCATTACTCTCATATCATCGTGAGAAAGCTGCTCTATTTTTTGAATTTCGTGAGATGTTCTAAAGCCATCAAAGAAATGTAAGAAAGGTACTCTTGATTCCAAAGTAGAAGCCTGTGCAATTAAAGCAAAATCCATTACTTCTTGTGGATTGTTAGATGCAAGTAATGCCCAGCCAGTTTGTCTACATGCCATTACGTCTGAATGATCACCAAAAATTGATAATGCATGTGTAGCAACAGCCCTTGCACTTACATGGAAAACTGTCGGAGTTAGCTCTCCGGCAATTTTATACATATTTGGGATCATTAATAGAAGACCCTGAGATGCGGTAAATGTTGTGGTCAAAGCACCAGCTGAAAGTGAACCGTGGCATGCACCTGCTGCACCACCTTCTGATTGCATTTCTATTACTTTAGGTACAGTACCCCATATATTCTTTTGTCCTTTTGCGCTCATTTCATCGGCCAATTCACCCATAACTGAGGAAGGTGTAATTGGATAAATTGCTATTACCTCGTTTGTTGCGTGAGCCACGTAAGCGGCTGCAGTATTACCATCTACGTTTACGTATTTTCTTTGAGACATCAAAAACCTCCTTATTGAAATTTATCAAAGATAAAATTTTATAGCACCTTAATAGGCTTCAGTCAAACAATTTTCATTGATTTTTCAGTATTTAAAACTCACTAAATATAGAATTTCGTTTTAAAGTTATGGTCAAATTTTTATAAAAATTCTTGCAAAAAAAAGATTGTAATGATATAAGTTTGCTGAAGCTTTATAAAATTTAGTAAAATTAAACAAGATGGGGTGATATATGAAAGATTTTAGTTTTATTGAACAAACGATTGGTGATTATTTAAAATATATAGCAAAAGAGTATTCAGATAATGAAGCAGTAGTTTATCCATTTAGAAATTTAAGGATGACTTATAGAGAACTTGATGAATATACAGATAAATTAGCTTATGCTTTATTAAAGTTAGGTGTTAAAAAGGGGGATCATGTAGCAATCTGGGCTAATAATATTCCAGAGTGGATTTACCTTTTATTTGCTACAGCTAAAATTGGAGCAGTCCTTGTAACAGTTAATACTCTTTATCGAGAAAGAGAGTTGGAATATTTGTTGAAACAATCGGACAGTAAATTTTTGTTTTTGGTGGAAAAATATAAAACGTTAAATTATGTTGAGACTCTTTATAACATTTATCCAGAACTTAAAGAGTCTAAAAAATCAGATAAATTCCCTTTGTTGGAAAAGGTAATCATATTTGATGAGAGACAATTTGATGGTATAATGAAATTTTCTGATTTGGTTAAAATGGGAGATGATATTGATTATAAAAAGTTAAATGAAGTTATGAATTCTTTGCACTTTGATGATGTTATCAATATGCAGTACACATCAGGAACTACTGGTTTCCCAAAGGGTGTAATGCTTACGCATTATAATATTTTAAACAATGCTTATGCTATAGGCCATGTAATGAATTTTACAGATAAAGATAGATTATGTATTCCAGTGCCTTTTTTCCACTGTTTTGGATTGGTTTTAAGTATTCTAGTATGTTTGACACATGGTGCAACAATGGTGCCGGTTGAAAATTTTAATCCGATAGAGGTTTTAAAAACTGTGGAAAAAGAAAGATGTACAGCATTGCACGGTGTCCCTACAATGTTTATTTCTGAGCTTCAAGTTTTAGAGCACGAAAAATTTGATATATCTTCACTTCGTACAGGTATAATGGCTGGATCACCATGCCCTGTAGAGGTCATGAGGAAAGTGATGGAAGTTATGAATATGAGTGAAATAACGATTGTTTATGGACAGACAGAAGCTTCTCCAGGAATAACACAAACGAGAGTTGATGATGATATTGAAAAGCGGGTTGCAACGGTTGGTAAAGAGCTTCCGGGAGTGGAAGTAAAAATTGTAGACCCAACGACAGGCAAAGAGTGTCCACCTAATGTTGCTGGTGAGCTGTGTGCTAGAGGATATAATGTGATGAAAGGGTATTATAAAATGGAAGAAGCCACCAAAAAAGCTATAGATGAAGATGGTTGGTTACACACAGGTGATTTAGCTCTAAAAACTGAAGATGGTTATTATGTGATTACTGGAAGAATAAAAGATATGATAATAAGGGGTGGGGAAAATATTTATCCTAAAGAGATAGAAGATTTTCTTTATACTTATGATGCTATTGAAGATGTGCAGATTGTAGGTGTTCCTGATAAAAAATATGGTGAAGAAGTTATGGCTTTTATAAAATTGAAACCGAAATACAGAGGTAAAGTAACTCCTGATGATATTAGAGCATTTTGCAAAGGTAAAATTGCTGATTATAAAATACCAAAATATATAGAGTTTGTTGATGAATATCCTATGACAGCAAGTGGTAAGATTCAAAAATATAAATTACGTGAGATGGCGATAGATAAACTAAATTTAGAACCAGTGCTGAATAAATAGTGGAATGTTGCCAATATTTTTAAAAAATTAGACTGTTGTGCAATAGTCTAAAGTGTTAATAATAATAAAGATAAGATTGCTTCGTCGCATTTGCTCCTCGCAATGACTGGGAAATTTGTCATTGCGAGCGTTAGTGAATCAATCTAGCATATTTAGTATCTATTTTTGTGCAATAACCTCAATATATTAAAAAATTTTACACTAAGCATCTCCCATACTGAATGGCGGGGTCGAAATGACTAATAAATTGGTTATTGTGCTATAATGAAGCAATTTGGTTTATTGAAGCATCTATTAATGAACAACTCTATTGATTATTAAAGTTGACATTAATCTAAAAAGTAATATTATTCGCGCATGAAAAAAATAAAATTAAGTCCTTGGACTTATCTTATTTTGACTTTTTTGATATTAATTTTTGTTGGTTCAATACTTTTAAAATTAAAAGGGACTTATAATGGTAATTTAAGCTACATAGATGCATTGTTTACTTCTACTTCGGCAGTATGTGTAACAGGTTTAATTGTAACAAATACGTCTAATTTTACTCTATTTGGACAATCTATTATTTTACTATTAATTCAATTAGGAGCTCTTGGGATAATGACATTGAGCTCATCTTTATATATTTTTCTCCGTGGCGAACTAGGGCTTGATCAAAGGATAATGGTTGCAAAAATAACAGATGTTTTTGCACTTCATGAAGTTGAAAATATTTTAGTGTATATAATCAAGTACACATTTATCATAGAGTTGATAGGAGCAATCTTGTTAAGTGTTGGTTTTTTATTGCAGGGGTTTCATTTATCAAGTGCTGTTTATTATGGGATCTTTCATTCTATCTCTGCTTTTTGTAATGCTGGTTTCTCAACTTTTGATGATAGTCTAATTAATTCTAATGCTATAGTTAAAATTACAACAATGTGTCTGATTATATTAGGAGGTATAGGTTATTACGTTATATATGATCTACAAAAAAGTTTTCAAAAAAAAGTAAGACTGAAGTTGCATACTAAAGTTGTATTAATGACAACATTTTTATTAATAATAGTTGGTTTTTTAGTTTTTAGTATAATAGAAAAAGAGATGGGAATTGTGGATGGTTTTTTTCAATCAGTTACTGCAAGAACAGCTGGGTTTAATTCTGTTGATTTAGGTCAGTTGCATAATATTAGTAAGTTTATGTTGATTATTTTAATGATAATTGGAGCTTCACCTGGTTCAACTGGTGGTGGTGTGAAAACAACAACTTTTTTCATTGCGTTTGTATCAATTTTGCGTGTTATAAAAGGGGAGAATAAAATAATAATTTTTAAAAGACAGATACCTTATCAAACGATTCTTAGAGCGTTTGCATTAATTTTTCTTTATTTGGCTGTTGATGTTGTTTCAACATTGATTTTATTGTATTTTTACAATTACGATTTTTTAGAGATGTTATTTGAGGTAACATCTGCACTTAGTACTGTTGGTTTAAGTTTAGGTATAACAACAAAGTTAACTATGGCAGGGAAGATCGTTATAATTTGTTGTATGTTTTTGGGAAGAGTTGGGCCTGCAGCTCTTGTAATGGCTATGTTGGGGAAAGAAAAGAGAACTTTTGTACAATATCCAGAAGAAAAGGTAGTGTTGGGGTGATTTATGTTTGAAAAAGCAAAGGATGTTTTGGTTATTGGTTTAGGTATTTTTGGTTATGAGTTAGCTGTTAAATTGGCCAAAGAGGGTTTAAATGTATTAGCTGTTGATAAAAACACTAAAATTATTAATCAAATCAAGGATGAAGTTACAGATGCCCTTGTTGCTGATGCTGCAAATGAAGATGCCTTAAAAGAGTTATCGGTGGATAAGTTTGATAAAATAATTTTGGGTCTAAGTAGCAATTTTGAGAGTTTAATATTGTGTATTACTTATTTAAGAAAATTGGGAGCAAAAAATATTATAGCAAAAGCAAGCACAAATATACAAAAGGAGATTTTACTCAAAATTGGTGCAGATGAGGTTATTTTACCAGAAAAAGAGATTGCCACAAAGCTTGCAGAAAAGATTGCAAGACCGAATATATTGGACTTTTTTGAATTAGGTGATGAAACGGCTGTGGCTACAATAAAAGTACCCGAAAAATTTTATAATAAAAGTTTAGCAGAGATTGATTTGAGAAGGAAACATAATATTACAGCAATTATTTTAATTAGAGATGGTAGAGCTAAACTTATAAAAGATGCCTCTTTAAAATTGGAAAAAGGTGATGAATTAGTTGTTGCAGGTGAAGAAGATTCAATAAAAAAGGTTTTTTCAAAATAAAATGTTGGGCCATTGTGAGACTATTCACAACGGCCCATAAATTTAGTTACCTTCTAAAACTTTTAATGCAAATTCTCGACCCCATTCTTTTGCTTTTTCTAACTCTTCTTCTGATGGAGTCATTTTAACCTTAAAAGCAGGTAGTGGTAGTTTCATCCTCATTGTTTTTAAAACATCTTCAGTCATTTTTATACCTTCACCACTCCAACCATAAGAACCAAATGCTCCAGCTTTTCTGTTAGCAACATTTAATACAACGAGATTAGCAAAGAGTGTAAATATAGGTTTTGCAGCTTTTGCATTTAATGTTGGTGAGCCGATTAATAATCCGTGAGAAATTTCAATTTCATCAATGATATCGTTCATATTATCAGTAGCTGCATCAAACATTTTTACTTTTACACTGGTTTCCTCAATCCCTTCTTTTATTTTGTCAGCTAGCATTTTTGTATTACCATAAGCGGTGCCATAAACAATGGTAATTTGTGTATAAGGGTTGTTTAGGTAATATCTATCTGCCTGTTCTTTATAGAAATTTAGATAATAGTCAATATCTTCTCTTAAAACAGGTCCATGAGAAGGGCAAACCATATCTATTTGAATCCCTTCAATTTTTTTAAATGCCTTTAAAATATGCTCTTTGTATGGTCTCATTATCATGCTATAGTAGAATCTAAAAGCAGCTTTTGCTTCTTCTTTATTTTCTAATTTATCATTAAAAAGATTATAATCGCAGTAATGAGCACCAAGGAAATCACATGGAAACAGGATATGGTCTTCTATAAGATAGGTAAACATGGTATCTGGCCAGTGTAAGAAAGGTGTGTGATAAAATGTTAATGTTTTACCGCCAAGATCTATAGAATCACCGTCAGTTACAGCTCTACCATTATATTCTTTATTTATTATATTATCTACAAAGGACTTAGCAGTTTTTGAATAGATTACCTCGATATTAGGGTTTCTTTCGACAATTGCTGGTAAAGCACCTGAGTGATCAGGCTCGTTATGGTTTAAAATAATGTAATCTATTTCACTAACTGGGCAAACTTCTTCTATGGTCTTTATATATTCTTCAGTAAAATTTTTCTTGTTAGCTTCTATTAAGGCTTTTTTCTTTTCACCTATTACTAAGTAGCTATTATAAGTAGTTCCATGTTCTGTTGGGATCACTATGTCAAATATTTCAAGTTCTGGATCAAAAACACCTACCCAGTAGATATTATCTTTTATTTTTACTGCACCCATTTCCACCTCCTCAAAAAGAAAAGGGGCTTAAAGCCCCTTGTTTTAATTAATCTTGTGGCTCAAAAGCCTCTTTGCTAGCTCCACACTCTGGACATACCCAATCTTCTGGTATATCTTCAAATGCAGTACCTGGCTCTACTCCATTATCAGGATCACCAATTTCTGGATCATAAATCCAACCGCATATTGTACAAACGTATTTCATCTTTCACCTCCTATTTTAGAATTATTATAAATTACAGCGTATATTTTGTCAAATACTTTTTATTTCTGTATTAGATAAATCGATGCCCAATTTTTTCAATAGACGTTTTTTTAGTATATCTAAAATATTTTTATAATCTCTATCTTTTAATGGGATTTGTCCTCCTGCTGATTTCATATGCCCCCCTCCAGTACCTAAATTGCGTACAATTTGTAAAGCAATTGTTCCCACTTTTTTTCTCATTGATTTGCAACGCAATGAAAAATAGCACATATCATCAATATACCCTATTACAAACGTCCATTTTATATCACGCATTCTTAATAAAAAGTCTGAGGTTTCTGCAATCAAATCAGCATTTCTTACCTCATCCAAATTGCAAAAAATAAGGTCATCAATTATTTCACTGTTTTCTATAGCTTTTTTCATATTTTTAAAATAATATTTTGGTAGTTCTGGGGACTCAATCTTTGAAAGTTTGTTTAGTGAAATCTTTGGTAGTAAAAAGCTCATC is a window encoding:
- a CDS encoding potassium channel family protein, whose amino-acid sequence is MFEKAKDVLVIGLGIFGYELAVKLAKEGLNVLAVDKNTKIINQIKDEVTDALVADAANEDALKELSVDKFDKIILGLSSNFESLILCITYLRKLGAKNIIAKASTNIQKEILLKIGADEVILPEKEIATKLAEKIARPNILDFFELGDETAVATIKVPEKFYNKSLAEIDLRRKHNITAIILIRDGRAKLIKDASLKLEKGDELVVAGEEDSIKKVFSK
- a CDS encoding TrkH family potassium uptake protein is translated as MKKIKLSPWTYLILTFLILIFVGSILLKLKGTYNGNLSYIDALFTSTSAVCVTGLIVTNTSNFTLFGQSIILLLIQLGALGIMTLSSSLYIFLRGELGLDQRIMVAKITDVFALHEVENILVYIIKYTFIIELIGAILLSVGFLLQGFHLSSAVYYGIFHSISAFCNAGFSTFDDSLINSNAIVKITTMCLIILGGIGYYVIYDLQKSFQKKVRLKLHTKVVLMTTFLLIIVGFLVFSIIEKEMGIVDGFFQSVTARTAGFNSVDLGQLHNISKFMLIILMIIGASPGSTGGGVKTTTFFIAFVSILRVIKGENKIIIFKRQIPYQTILRAFALIFLYLAVDVVSTLILLYFYNYDFLEMLFEVTSALSTVGLSLGITTKLTMAGKIVIICCMFLGRVGPAALVMAMLGKEKRTFVQYPEEKVVLG
- a CDS encoding AMP-binding protein, coding for MKDFSFIEQTIGDYLKYIAKEYSDNEAVVYPFRNLRMTYRELDEYTDKLAYALLKLGVKKGDHVAIWANNIPEWIYLLFATAKIGAVLVTVNTLYRERELEYLLKQSDSKFLFLVEKYKTLNYVETLYNIYPELKESKKSDKFPLLEKVIIFDERQFDGIMKFSDLVKMGDDIDYKKLNEVMNSLHFDDVINMQYTSGTTGFPKGVMLTHYNILNNAYAIGHVMNFTDKDRLCIPVPFFHCFGLVLSILVCLTHGATMVPVENFNPIEVLKTVEKERCTALHGVPTMFISELQVLEHEKFDISSLRTGIMAGSPCPVEVMRKVMEVMNMSEITIVYGQTEASPGITQTRVDDDIEKRVATVGKELPGVEVKIVDPTTGKECPPNVAGELCARGYNVMKGYYKMEEATKKAIDEDGWLHTGDLALKTEDGYYVITGRIKDMIIRGGENIYPKEIEDFLYTYDAIEDVQIVGVPDKKYGEEVMAFIKLKPKYRGKVTPDDIRAFCKGKIADYKIPKYIEFVDEYPMTASGKIQKYKLREMAIDKLNLEPVLNK
- the rd gene encoding rubredoxin produces the protein MKYVCTICGWIYDPEIGDPDNGVEPGTAFEDIPEDWVCPECGASKEAFEPQD
- the nifJ gene encoding pyruvate:ferredoxin (flavodoxin) oxidoreductase, coding for MSQRKYVNVDGNTAAAYVAHATNEVIAIYPITPSSVMGELADEMSAKGQKNIWGTVPKVIEMQSEGGAAGACHGSLSAGALTTTFTASQGLLLMIPNMYKIAGELTPTVFHVSARAVATHALSIFGDHSDVMACRQTGWALLASNNPQEVMDFALIAQASTLESRVPFLHFFDGFRTSHEIQKIEQLSHDDMRVMIDDELVRKHKERALNPEKPVIKGTSQNPDVFFQSREAVNKYYEKVPEIVQKQMDKFFELTGRRYNLVDYVGAPDAEKVIVIMGSGADVTHETVEYLNSQGEKVGVIKIRLYRPFPLEAFINALPKTVKKIAVLDRTKEPGSLGEPLYLDVRTAIGEAMQKKMVNFDRYPVIVGGRYGLGSKDFTPAMVKAVFDNLDKDEPINGFSVGIKDDVTFKSLDYDPNWLTPQDDVFNGMFYGLGSDGTVGANKNSAKIIGELTDNFVQAYFVYDSKKSGSMTVSHVRFGKKPIRSSYLIQEADFVACHNFSFLEQYEILKPLKKGGIFLLNSIYTKDEVWDKLPKEVQEQIIEKEAKFYVINANKIAEEIGLGGRVNVILQTAFFKISNVIPFDKAVDAIKDAIKKTYGKYGDEVVNMNIKAVEAGMNEVYEVNYPKQITSNTKMHKYIDNPDAPEIVRKAISKMIAMEGDDVPVSWLPDDGTYPTGTSKYEKRNIALNVPEWDPEVCIQCGICSFVCPHATIRMKVYDPKYLENAPETFKAVDAKGKEFAGMKFTIQVSVEDCTGCGACVYNCPAKSKTDPTKKAINMVPQPPIREQESKNWEFFLTIPDLDYSKYNKATLKGSQLAPHLFEFSGACAGCGETPYVRLVTHLFGDRAIIANATGCSSIYGGNLPTTPYTKRADGRGPAWSNSLFEDNAEFGLGMSLAVEKFKQQATELLTELKDKVGADLAEEILNADQSDQVGVEKQRERVAKLKEILKGLDDDKAKLLYDVADYLIKKSVWIIGGDGWAYDIGYGGLDHVLAQKNNVNILVLDTEVYSNTGGQSSKATNIGAFAKFAFSGKENPKKDLGMMAMSYGHVYVAQVSLSNPAQCIKAFVEAESYDGPSIIIANCHCIAHGIDMSKGVEHQRLAVQSGYWLLYRFDPRLTEQGKNPLQLDTKELKKSVSEFLKAENRFRAVAKMFPERAKMLAEFLDETIKRRFSIYKQLSTKMECSEEN
- a CDS encoding FprA family A-type flavoprotein, with amino-acid sequence MGAVKIKDNIYWVGVFDPELEIFDIVIPTEHGTTYNSYLVIGEKKKALIEANKKNFTEEYIKTIEEVCPVSEIDYIILNHNEPDHSGALPAIVERNPNIEVIYSKTAKSFVDNIINKEYNGRAVTDGDSIDLGGKTLTFYHTPFLHWPDTMFTYLIEDHILFPCDFLGAHYCDYNLFNDKLENKEEAKAAFRFYYSMIMRPYKEHILKAFKKIEGIQIDMVCPSHGPVLREDIDYYLNFYKEQADRYYLNNPYTQITIVYGTAYGNTKMLADKIKEGIEETSVKVKMFDAATDNMNDIIDEIEISHGLLIGSPTLNAKAAKPIFTLFANLVVLNVANRKAGAFGSYGWSGEGIKMTEDVLKTMRMKLPLPAFKVKMTPSEEELEKAKEWGREFALKVLEGN
- the pyrF gene encoding orotidine-5'-phosphate decarboxylase, with the translated sequence MKPEIIVALDFSDFDDGKNIVETLDKEITFYKIGLEAYLSIGEKLIDYLVSKNKKVFLDLKFHDIPNTVKKAALAAAKKGVFMFNLHIQGGYDMIKETVAAVKSINSDVLIIGVTLLTSLDENYLNQYNINFNNSADYVLHLAKIGREAGLDGVVSSAKETPLIKKHLGEEFLTITPGIRLATNNIDDQKRVVTPKDAKKMGTDFMVIGRPITQSQDPKYTVKLIKEELNG